The proteins below are encoded in one region of Hordeum vulgare subsp. vulgare chromosome 3H, MorexV3_pseudomolecules_assembly, whole genome shotgun sequence:
- the LOC123439625 gene encoding E3 ubiquitin-protein ligase EL5-like, with amino-acid sequence MSGSTLPGAPTSDAPPDPYARQQTYSFNGRVLLMAAFLLFGLTIFFTLIRFLLYVLMARSGGGRRRGSFTAGILRSINSFGGTSGRRGLDASALSALPVTTYQKEGAATAGADCAVCLSELADGEKLRGLPNCGHSFHVECVDAWLRSRTTCPLCRAEAELPKGNDKAEVAAQSSSSSAREPPQHALFGAGGTLIVTVQGGFPETQRGVRGSTSG; translated from the coding sequence ATGTCAGGGAGCACTCTCCCCGGCGCACCGACGTCGGATGCCCCCCCGGATCCGTACGCGCGGCAGCAGACCTACAGCTTCAACGGGCGCGTCCTACTTATGGCCGCTTTCCTCCTCTTCGGGCTCACCATCTTCTTCACCCTGATCCGATTCTTGCTGTACGTGCTCATGGCGCGGTCGGGCGGCGGCCGTCGCCGCGGCAGCTTCACCGCCGGCATCCTGCGGTCCATCAACTCGTTCGGCGGAACTAGCGGCCGGCGTGGGCTGGACGCCTCCGCGCTCTCCGCGCTGCCGGTCACCACGTACCAGAAGGAGGGCGCCGCCACCGCCGGGGCTGACTGCGCCGTGTGCCTGTCGGAGCTCGCCGATGGAGAAAAGCTGCGGGGTCTGCCCAACTGCGGGCACTCGTTCCACGTGGAGTGCGTCGACGCATGGCTGCGTTCCAGGACGACGTGCCCTCTCTGCCGCGCCGAGGCTGAGCTGCCCAAGGGGAACGACAAGGCGGAGGTGGCGGCgcagtcgtcgtcgtcttctgcgAGGGAGCCGCCGCAGCACGCGTTGTTCGGTGCAGGAGGGACCTTGATCGTGACCGTGCAAGGTGGCTTCCCGGAAACGCAAAGAGGCGTGCGTGGGTCAACATCGGGGTAG